A genomic stretch from Georgenia muralis includes:
- a CDS encoding tyrosine-type recombinase/integrase, with protein sequence MTLIAPTLQAFFSDRLAQQRQASPRTIAAYRDTLRLLLGFVHTKTGKLPAQLDWSDLDAATISAFLNHLENERRNSIRTRNVRLTAIRSLFSYAALRHPEHALLIQRVLAIPPKRFDKRVITFLTPLEVDALVAAPDQSRWEGRRDRALLLLAVQTGLRVSELTGLNCRDVTLGTGANIRCEGKGRKHRAVPLTTPVTTLLRAWMAERAGLPHDPLFPTRTGRRLSRDAIALRVSTHAATAARDCPSLLGKRVHPHVLRHTCAMSLLQAGVDTSVIALWLGHAGVRSTDAYIHADITIKEKALALTTPASAKPGRYRPTDKVLAFLESL encoded by the coding sequence ATGACGCTGATCGCGCCAACGCTGCAGGCGTTCTTCTCCGACCGGCTCGCCCAGCAGCGCCAGGCCAGCCCCCGCACCATCGCGGCGTACCGAGACACCCTGCGGCTGCTGCTCGGATTCGTACACACCAAGACCGGCAAGCTGCCCGCCCAGCTCGACTGGTCCGACCTGGACGCCGCCACGATCTCCGCGTTCCTCAACCACCTGGAAAACGAGCGCCGCAACAGCATCCGCACCCGCAACGTCCGGCTTACCGCGATCCGGTCACTGTTCTCCTACGCCGCCCTGCGCCACCCCGAGCACGCTCTCCTCATCCAGCGCGTCCTGGCCATCCCACCAAAACGGTTCGACAAACGGGTCATCACCTTCCTGACACCGCTCGAGGTCGACGCCCTCGTCGCAGCCCCGGACCAGTCCCGATGGGAAGGACGACGAGACCGGGCCCTGCTGCTGCTGGCCGTCCAGACCGGGCTTCGGGTCTCCGAGCTCACCGGGTTGAACTGCCGCGACGTCACCCTCGGCACCGGCGCGAACATCCGCTGCGAAGGCAAAGGCCGCAAGCACCGCGCAGTCCCGCTCACCACCCCAGTCACGACACTGCTTCGAGCCTGGATGGCCGAGCGAGCCGGACTTCCCCACGACCCACTATTCCCGACCCGCACCGGACGGCGCCTCAGCCGCGACGCCATCGCACTACGTGTCAGCACCCACGCCGCGACCGCAGCCCGGGACTGCCCCTCACTGCTGGGCAAGCGAGTCCACCCCCACGTCCTCCGCCACACCTGCGCGATGTCCCTCCTACAAGCCGGCGTCGACACCTCAGTGATCGCCCTCTGGCTCGGCCACGCCGGCGTCCGCTCCACCGACGCCTACATCCACGCCGACATCACCATCAAGGAGAAAGCACTCGCCCTCACCACACCAGCCTCCGCGAAGCCAGGACGCTACCGACCCACAGACAAGGTCCTCGCCTTCCTCGAGAGCCTGTGA
- the proB gene encoding glutamate 5-kinase, which produces MGKDGIVNKPLADRSGIATATRVVVKVGSSSLTAVDGRLSMPALHTLVEILAARRARGQQIVLVSSGAIAAGITPLGLTGRPRDLATAQATASVGQGILVARYTEAFAYYGQRVGQVLLTAEDLIRRTNYANAQRALERLLALGVVPIVNENDTVATDEIRFGDNDRLAALVSHLVRADAMVLLTDVDGLYDGPPGRPGSRLVPQVDGPADLSHVEVTGRGSEIGTGGMVTKLDAAAIATGSGIPVVLTSADRARQALDGENVGTWFSATGKRKSARRLWLAHAAQIRGRLHLDAGAARAVTDGKRSLLAAGVVGVDGEFEAGDAVELVGPDGVVARGLSAYGSAEIPEMMGKSTDQLRGPEDDRHPRAVVHRDDLVQVRVRLRRP; this is translated from the coding sequence ATGGGGAAGGATGGGATCGTGAACAAGCCCCTCGCCGACCGCTCCGGGATCGCCACCGCCACCCGGGTCGTGGTCAAGGTCGGGTCCTCCTCGCTCACCGCCGTCGACGGGCGACTGAGCATGCCGGCCCTGCACACCCTGGTGGAGATCCTCGCGGCGCGGCGCGCCAGAGGACAGCAGATCGTGCTCGTCTCATCCGGTGCCATCGCCGCCGGCATCACGCCGCTCGGTCTCACCGGCCGTCCGCGGGACCTCGCGACGGCCCAGGCCACAGCCTCCGTGGGCCAGGGCATCCTCGTGGCGCGCTACACCGAGGCGTTCGCCTACTACGGCCAGCGGGTGGGCCAGGTGCTCCTCACGGCCGAGGACCTCATCCGACGCACGAACTACGCCAACGCCCAGCGCGCCCTCGAGCGCCTCCTGGCCCTCGGCGTCGTGCCGATCGTCAACGAGAACGACACCGTCGCCACCGACGAGATCCGCTTCGGGGACAACGACCGACTCGCCGCACTCGTCTCCCACCTCGTCCGCGCCGACGCCATGGTCCTGCTCACCGACGTCGACGGCCTCTACGACGGTCCGCCGGGACGCCCCGGCAGCCGGCTCGTCCCCCAGGTCGACGGGCCGGCGGACCTCTCGCACGTGGAGGTCACCGGGCGCGGGAGCGAGATCGGTACCGGCGGGATGGTCACCAAGCTCGACGCCGCCGCGATCGCCACCGGATCAGGGATCCCGGTGGTCCTGACCTCGGCCGACCGTGCCCGCCAGGCTCTCGACGGCGAGAACGTCGGCACATGGTTCTCGGCCACCGGCAAGCGCAAGTCGGCCCGACGGCTCTGGCTCGCCCACGCAGCCCAGATCCGCGGCCGGCTGCACCTCGACGCCGGAGCCGCCCGGGCCGTCACCGACGGCAAGCGCTCACTCCTCGCGGCGGGGGTGGTCGGGGTCGACGGCGAGTTCGAGGCCGGCGACGCCGTCGAGCTCGTCGGTCCCGACGGCGTGGTCGCGCGCGGGCTCAGCGCCTACGGCTCCGCCGAGATCCCGGAGATGATGGGCAAGTCCACCGACCAGCTGCGCGGACCGGAGGACGACCGCCACCCGCGCGCGGTGGTCCACCGGGACGACCTCGTTCAGGTCAGGGTGCGGCTGCGGCGTCCCTGA
- a CDS encoding HNH endonuclease signature motif containing protein: MDQDPGAAAPDGDAEPGDAPGRDGQARAGDAPGRGGGPVGDAEARDAQARERGYCCYADALTNGGCEHLIAVQREWRAEERIARARTLTAIGLKGLAERAHDGNRWSQGVFDQLLGPGGYQAVAETLPQPTGTAADSGTGPAADPGSAAGSGTDSGTDSGTDSDSTADSGTDPAAGSGTDPAAGSGTESGSVARLDPDDQDDDPTADTHADAGSDAGADVESDVESDADGGRVRRRRLDRPIAEVIAQVYAEHAATLGVALNVLAAMAPGPELAALLDEIDLESLAPFAKVEVVAAYKRLESWSAGRAALAAAHVATEPVMYAQTGAAAPKTIDGTAEELALRLATTRQDAAKLVATGQGLTRSFHQTRDRLEAGEIDYRKAATIVATLHHSPTPVAWMVEHDILTEADRRTHPQLVRDLADKLIAVDPTDAQARHHRARGHRHVTHTQPLPDGMGRISAITTATSCVQIDLVLDHMAQSARAAGDTRTTDQLRADILLALITGRFRPTTHTHDHNHDHDHGDGDGDGDDGHGDGDDGHAAPPTTDTHTPGAGPDPGRGAPDAGGEAIGTGGVGARAVGAGATCRCPIPQDPGPRLPPLHLLIPADGEWFGDPPRVDLRLDVPLSVLLPPPTSAPPPTTTPPPTTTPTSDPPQDPPALTGEFPDDPPAGVATLAGYGPITPDVARALAAGGTWRRIVTDPLSGAVLDVGRTRYRPPADLLDHVRQRDRTCVRPGCPTPAHRCQYDHTQAWAHGGHTAAHNGGPLCTRDHTIKTAGIFTVAQPEPGIFEWLTPTGHAYRRQINGTITMLPHTPPYLHNRRPAHERQDGPAPDDPPY, translated from the coding sequence GTGGACCAGGACCCCGGTGCGGCGGCCCCCGACGGTGACGCTGAGCCCGGGGACGCCCCGGGCCGCGACGGCCAGGCCCGGGCGGGGGACGCCCCGGGGCGTGGCGGCGGCCCGGTCGGGGATGCCGAGGCGCGGGATGCGCAGGCGCGGGAGCGCGGGTACTGCTGTTACGCCGACGCGCTGACCAACGGTGGGTGCGAGCACCTGATCGCGGTGCAGCGGGAGTGGCGGGCCGAGGAACGCATCGCCCGGGCCCGGACCCTGACCGCGATCGGTCTCAAGGGCCTGGCCGAGCGGGCCCACGACGGCAACCGGTGGTCCCAGGGCGTCTTCGACCAGCTCCTGGGCCCCGGCGGGTACCAGGCCGTCGCCGAGACCCTCCCCCAGCCCACCGGCACCGCCGCCGACTCCGGCACCGGCCCGGCCGCCGACCCCGGCTCGGCCGCCGGCTCCGGCACCGACTCCGGCACCGACTCCGGCACCGACTCCGACTCGACCGCCGATTCCGGCACCGACCCGGCCGCCGGCTCCGGCACCGACCCGGCCGCCGGCTCCGGCACCGAGTCCGGCTCCGTCGCGCGCCTCGATCCCGACGACCAGGACGACGACCCCACTGCCGACACCCACGCCGACGCCGGCTCCGATGCCGGTGCCGACGTTGAATCTGACGTTGAATCTGACGCTGATGGTGGTCGGGTTCGGCGGCGGCGGTTGGACCGGCCGATCGCGGAGGTCATCGCGCAGGTCTACGCCGAGCACGCGGCCACCCTCGGGGTCGCCCTGAACGTCCTGGCCGCCATGGCCCCAGGACCCGAGCTCGCCGCACTGCTGGACGAGATCGACCTGGAGTCCCTCGCCCCCTTCGCCAAGGTCGAGGTCGTCGCCGCCTACAAACGCCTGGAGTCCTGGTCCGCCGGACGGGCCGCGCTCGCCGCCGCCCACGTCGCCACCGAACCGGTGATGTACGCCCAGACCGGCGCGGCCGCACCCAAGACCATCGACGGCACCGCCGAAGAGCTCGCCCTACGCCTGGCCACCACCCGCCAGGACGCCGCCAAGCTCGTCGCCACCGGGCAGGGCCTGACCCGGTCCTTCCACCAGACCCGGGACCGGCTCGAGGCCGGCGAGATCGACTACCGCAAGGCCGCCACCATCGTCGCCACCCTCCACCACAGCCCCACCCCCGTGGCCTGGATGGTCGAGCACGACATCCTCACCGAGGCCGACCGGCGCACCCACCCCCAGCTCGTCCGCGACCTCGCCGACAAGCTCATCGCCGTCGACCCCACCGACGCCCAGGCCCGCCACCACCGCGCCCGCGGCCACCGCCACGTCACCCACACCCAACCCCTACCCGACGGCATGGGCCGCATCAGCGCCATCACCACCGCCACCAGCTGCGTCCAGATCGACCTCGTCCTGGACCACATGGCCCAATCCGCCCGCGCCGCCGGCGACACCCGCACCACCGACCAGCTCCGAGCCGACATCCTCCTCGCCCTCATCACCGGCCGCTTCCGCCCCACCACCCACACCCACGACCACAACCACGACCACGACCACGGGGACGGCGACGGCGACGGCGACGACGGCCACGGCGACGGCGACGACGGCCACGCAGCCCCACCGACCACCGACACCCACACACCCGGGGCCGGGCCGGACCCCGGGCGCGGGGCACCCGACGCCGGGGGCGAGGCCATCGGGACCGGGGGCGTCGGGGCCAGGGCCGTCGGGGCCGGGGCGACGTGCCGGTGCCCGATCCCCCAGGACCCCGGGCCCCGCCTGCCCCCGCTGCACCTGCTCATCCCCGCCGACGGCGAGTGGTTCGGCGACCCCCCACGAGTCGACCTCCGCCTCGACGTCCCCCTGTCCGTCCTCCTCCCACCACCCACCAGCGCCCCGCCGCCGACCACCACGCCGCCACCGACCACGACGCCGACGTCTGACCCGCCGCAGGACCCGCCCGCCCTGACCGGCGAGTTCCCCGACGACCCACCCGCCGGCGTCGCCACCCTCGCCGGCTACGGACCCATCACCCCCGACGTCGCCCGCGCCCTCGCCGCCGGCGGAACATGGCGCCGGATCGTCACCGACCCCCTCTCCGGCGCCGTCCTCGACGTCGGACGCACCCGCTACCGGCCCCCCGCCGACCTCCTCGACCACGTCCGCCAACGCGACCGCACCTGCGTCCGCCCCGGCTGCCCCACCCCCGCCCACCGCTGCCAGTACGACCACACCCAAGCCTGGGCCCACGGCGGCCACACCGCCGCACACAACGGCGGACCCCTGTGCACCCGCGACCACACCATCAAAACCGCCGGCATCTTCACCGTCGCCCAACCCGAACCCGGCATCTTCGAATGGCTCACCCCCACCGGACACGCCTACCGACGCCAGATCAACGGCACCATCACCATGCTCCCCCACACACCCCCCTACCTCCACAACCGCCGACCAGCGCACGAACGGCAGGACGGTCCCGCACCCGACGACCCGCCGTACTGA
- a CDS encoding ATP-binding protein has protein sequence MTTTTTRTSVPALGVPSAPPLPADLETLLRRLRLPHIRHQAPEIIATAKAQRWEPVEVLRALFAEEAAGRDRASLATRRTAAGFPTGKTFDAWDEAASSIPVPTQHALRTLEWVHRKENLVVCGPSGTGKTFLLEALGHQAVEQGLRVSWFTLEDLGALLRRHRADDTVTKAIAKVLRADLVVVDLCRCGDYVEGRDRAVWAAVRSCGFTGRRPLAVSA, from the coding sequence ATGACCACCACGACCACACGCACGAGCGTGCCGGCCCTGGGGGTGCCGTCCGCGCCGCCGCTCCCCGCGGACCTGGAGACCCTGCTCCGCCGGCTGCGGCTGCCCCACATCCGCCACCAGGCACCCGAGATCATCGCCACCGCCAAGGCCCAACGCTGGGAACCCGTCGAGGTCCTGCGGGCCCTGTTCGCCGAGGAGGCCGCCGGCCGGGACCGGGCCTCCCTGGCCACCCGCCGGACCGCCGCCGGGTTCCCCACCGGCAAGACGTTCGACGCCTGGGACGAGGCAGCGTCCTCGATCCCGGTCCCGACCCAGCACGCGCTACGAACCCTGGAATGGGTCCACCGCAAGGAGAACCTCGTCGTCTGCGGGCCGTCGGGGACCGGGAAGACGTTCCTGCTCGAGGCCCTGGGTCACCAAGCCGTCGAGCAAGGCCTGCGGGTCTCGTGGTTCACCCTCGAAGACCTCGGCGCACTCCTGCGCAGGCACCGCGCCGACGACACCGTCACCAAGGCCATCGCGAAGGTACTGCGAGCCGACCTCGTGGTCGTTGACCTATGCCGATGCGGCGACTATGTCGAGGGCCGTGATCGGGCGGTGTGGGCGGCCGTGAGGTCGTGCGGGTTCACGGGCCGGCGACCGCTGGCCGTCTCGGCATAG
- a CDS encoding ATP-binding protein, protein MGLLPVATDAAEGLYRLVDAAYEKRAVAISSNLHPAGFDELMPKTIATATVDRLLHHAHVCQTSGESVRLSQALSGRGVTPLA, encoded by the coding sequence ATCGGCCTCCTCCCGGTCGCCACCGACGCCGCCGAGGGCCTCTACCGCCTCGTCGACGCCGCCTACGAGAAACGAGCCGTCGCGATCAGCTCCAACCTCCACCCCGCCGGGTTCGACGAGCTCATGCCCAAGACCATCGCCACCGCGACCGTCGACCGGCTCCTCCACCACGCCCACGTCTGCCAGACCAGCGGCGAGTCCGTCCGCCTGTCCCAGGCCCTGTCCGGTCGAGGAGTGACGCCCTTGGCCTAA
- a CDS encoding site-specific integrase has protein sequence MEEAGAMSGTRRKPGQLGPHVEGYRSWLARRGYTPGTIRNMLKDLGRVGRWLSGEGLVAGQLNEERMEAFLASLGAAGQRRVPGPRAMAPLLGYLREIGVTPAAQLSPTALSELLRCYRSWMVQERGLAPTTVLRYENTARRFLQERATEDGVFAPSALTGEDVNAFLLRECARVSSGSAKGRVAELRSVLRFLYLQEITPLGLGSAVPAVGGWRLATLPPTVSAADVQLLLDSCDRNTSVGLRDFAMMTVVARLGLRSIEVARLELRDVEWRAGELLVRGKGRRQDRLPLLADVGEAFADYLSAGRNPAGARHVFLTCRAPRGPIRADLVGDVVERACKRAGQPVVGPHRLRHALAGDLLRHGAGLVAISQVLRHQDLATTALYAKVDLDTLRHVAQPWPGAAR, from the coding sequence GTGGAGGAGGCGGGTGCAATGTCAGGAACGAGGAGGAAGCCTGGGCAGCTCGGCCCACACGTCGAGGGTTATCGGTCTTGGTTGGCTCGACGGGGCTACACGCCCGGCACGATCCGGAACATGCTCAAGGATCTCGGCCGGGTCGGTCGGTGGCTTTCCGGGGAGGGGCTGGTCGCCGGGCAGCTCAACGAGGAGCGGATGGAGGCGTTTCTCGCTTCCCTGGGTGCGGCGGGCCAGCGCAGAGTTCCTGGGCCGCGCGCGATGGCGCCACTCTTGGGCTATCTCCGGGAGATCGGGGTCACCCCGGCGGCGCAGCTGTCACCGACGGCGTTGAGTGAACTGCTGAGGTGTTACCGGTCCTGGATGGTTCAGGAACGAGGCCTGGCCCCGACCACGGTGTTGCGTTATGAGAACACCGCACGCCGCTTCCTGCAGGAGCGGGCAACCGAGGATGGGGTGTTTGCACCCTCGGCCCTGACCGGGGAGGACGTCAACGCGTTCCTCCTGCGTGAGTGCGCTCGAGTCTCGTCCGGGTCGGCGAAGGGGCGGGTCGCCGAGCTCCGCTCGGTCTTGAGGTTCTTGTACTTGCAGGAGATCACGCCGCTCGGGCTCGGGTCAGCGGTGCCTGCGGTGGGTGGGTGGCGGTTGGCCACGCTGCCGCCCACGGTCAGCGCCGCGGACGTCCAGCTGCTACTCGACAGCTGTGACCGCAACACCTCGGTAGGCCTACGCGACTTCGCGATGATGACGGTGGTCGCGCGGCTGGGCCTGCGGTCCATCGAGGTCGCCCGCCTGGAACTGCGGGACGTGGAGTGGCGAGCCGGTGAACTCCTGGTCCGCGGTAAGGGCCGCAGGCAGGACCGGCTACCGCTGTTGGCGGACGTCGGCGAAGCGTTCGCCGACTACCTCTCGGCCGGCCGCAACCCCGCCGGGGCCCGTCACGTCTTCTTGACCTGTCGTGCTCCCCGCGGACCGATCCGCGCCGACCTTGTCGGCGATGTCGTCGAGCGGGCCTGCAAACGAGCAGGGCAGCCGGTGGTCGGACCACACCGGCTCCGACATGCCCTGGCCGGCGATCTGCTTCGTCACGGCGCCGGTCTGGTCGCAATCAGCCAGGTCCTGCGCCATCAGGACCTGGCCACCACTGCCCTCTACGCCAAGGTCGACCTGGACACGCTGCGTCACGTTGCCCAGCCCTGGCCCGGAGCGGCGCGATGA
- a CDS encoding tyrosine-type recombinase/integrase — MSALEQDLAQYLQLRRSLGHELAEAGWLLPSFVAYLDAHGSPTVTISAALAWIHETSTGSETTLAARRMTSVRGFARYLVGIHADTEVPPLGLVPHRQRWRQPFIYSAADIDAVMVRARSSIASPLRAATYDTLIGLLAASGLRIGEAIKLDRSDIDWTHGVLLIRESKFGKTRLVPLHETSMRFLAEYAALRDDVQPHPEDGSFFVSLTRHRLCYAVVSQTFRQLVDTAGVGAAAPAAPRLHDLRHTFAVRTLLGWYRAGEDVQAKIPSLSTYLGHREPSSTYWYLSAAPELLALAARRQHTAWSAARPGAQP, encoded by the coding sequence ATGAGCGCCCTGGAGCAGGACCTGGCCCAGTACCTGCAGCTGCGTCGTTCATTGGGCCACGAACTGGCCGAGGCGGGGTGGCTGCTGCCCAGTTTCGTGGCCTACCTCGACGCCCACGGATCACCCACGGTGACCATCAGCGCGGCCCTGGCCTGGATCCACGAGACCAGCACCGGCTCCGAGACCACTCTCGCGGCACGGCGGATGACGTCCGTCCGCGGCTTCGCCCGCTACCTGGTCGGCATCCACGCCGACACCGAAGTTCCACCGCTCGGGTTGGTGCCGCATCGGCAGCGGTGGCGGCAACCGTTCATCTACTCGGCGGCCGACATCGATGCGGTGATGGTCCGGGCCAGATCGTCGATCGCCTCCCCGCTACGGGCCGCGACCTACGACACCCTGATCGGGCTCCTCGCAGCAAGTGGCCTGCGGATAGGCGAGGCGATCAAGCTCGACCGCAGCGACATCGACTGGACACACGGCGTGTTGTTGATCCGCGAGTCCAAGTTCGGCAAGACCCGCCTGGTTCCCCTGCACGAGACCAGCATGCGGTTCCTGGCCGAGTACGCCGCGTTGCGCGACGACGTCCAACCCCACCCGGAGGACGGCAGCTTCTTCGTGTCTCTGACCCGTCACCGGCTGTGCTACGCAGTCGTGTCGCAGACCTTCCGGCAGTTGGTCGACACCGCTGGCGTCGGCGCTGCCGCCCCCGCCGCGCCGAGGCTTCACGACCTGCGCCACACCTTCGCGGTCCGCACCCTGCTCGGCTGGTATCGCGCCGGCGAGGACGTGCAGGCGAAGATTCCCTCGCTGTCGACCTACCTGGGGCATCGCGAGCCGTCCTCGACGTACTGGTATCTGTCCGCGGCGCCCGAACTGCTCGCCCTGGCCGCCCGTCGTCAGCACACCGCCTGGTCGGCGGCCCGACCAGGGGCCCAGCCATGA
- the istA gene encoding IS21 family transposase: MKSAEEIMEILEAFDLTGSYRDAGELAGVSHHTVARYVAARDAGRLSERPAARPQLIDEFLPKVEEWVDKSNGKIRADIAHGKLVALGFTGSERTTRRAVAAVKKAYRQGRARVHRPWVTEPGLWLQYDFGDGPVIDGGRTVLFCAWLAWSRFRVVLAIRDKTMPSVFAALDQVFRVLGGVPTYVLTDNEKTVTVEHIAGMAVRNPQMVAFARHYGVSVLTCEPADPASKGGTEATVKVAKADLVPKETNLLPGYASFAELEAACQAFTDLVNHRVHRVTRRVPAEMLAEERARLHALPAAPHTVAFGLTRQVPANSPMVTFEAGQYSVPHHLLGERVWVRTYGAGPGEQVVIVHAGESGPVEVARHARATPGSPSIDDAHFPPAPAGALERRPRPKSAAEIEFLALGDGARLWLSEAAAAGTTKMRVKMAEAVALAKLFDPGEVDWALGHAAVHARFAEADLPSILNHAGTSDGEVHRAGEDRSLTQGTAGWAALGQQPPASPGVEEVA; encoded by the coding sequence GTGAAGTCTGCCGAGGAGATCATGGAAATTCTCGAAGCGTTTGATCTGACTGGTTCGTACAGGGACGCCGGCGAGCTCGCCGGGGTGTCCCATCACACCGTCGCCCGGTACGTCGCCGCTCGTGACGCGGGGCGGTTGAGCGAGAGGCCGGCGGCCCGTCCGCAGCTGATCGATGAGTTCTTGCCCAAGGTCGAGGAGTGGGTGGACAAGAGCAACGGCAAGATCCGCGCCGACATCGCCCATGGCAAGCTGGTTGCCCTGGGGTTCACCGGTTCGGAGCGGACAACCCGCCGGGCGGTCGCGGCGGTGAAGAAGGCTTACCGGCAGGGCAGGGCCCGGGTGCATCGGCCCTGGGTCACCGAGCCGGGGCTGTGGTTGCAGTACGACTTCGGTGACGGCCCGGTCATCGACGGCGGACGGACGGTGTTGTTCTGCGCGTGGCTGGCGTGGTCGAGGTTCCGGGTCGTGCTGGCGATCAGGGACAAGACGATGCCGAGCGTGTTCGCCGCCCTGGACCAGGTCTTCCGGGTTCTGGGTGGGGTGCCGACGTATGTGCTGACCGACAACGAGAAGACCGTCACCGTCGAGCACATCGCCGGGATGGCGGTGCGGAACCCGCAGATGGTGGCCTTCGCCCGGCACTACGGGGTCAGCGTGCTCACGTGCGAGCCGGCCGACCCGGCGAGCAAGGGTGGGACGGAGGCCACGGTCAAGGTCGCCAAGGCCGACCTGGTCCCGAAGGAGACGAACCTGCTGCCCGGTTACGCCTCGTTCGCCGAGCTCGAGGCGGCCTGTCAGGCGTTCACCGATCTGGTCAATCACCGGGTCCACCGGGTCACCCGGCGGGTCCCGGCGGAGATGCTGGCCGAGGAACGCGCCCGCCTGCATGCCCTGCCGGCGGCGCCGCACACGGTCGCGTTCGGGCTGACCCGGCAGGTGCCGGCGAACTCGCCGATGGTGACCTTCGAGGCCGGGCAGTACTCCGTGCCGCACCACCTCCTCGGGGAGAGGGTGTGGGTCCGCACCTACGGCGCCGGGCCTGGGGAGCAGGTCGTCATCGTCCACGCCGGCGAGTCCGGCCCGGTCGAGGTCGCCCGCCACGCCCGCGCCACACCGGGCTCCCCGAGCATCGACGACGCGCACTTCCCGCCCGCCCCGGCCGGTGCCCTGGAGCGCCGGCCGCGTCCGAAGAGCGCCGCGGAGATCGAGTTCCTCGCCCTGGGCGACGGGGCCCGGCTCTGGCTGAGCGAGGCCGCCGCGGCCGGCACGACGAAGATGCGGGTCAAGATGGCCGAGGCCGTCGCCCTGGCCAAGCTCTTCGACCCCGGAGAGGTCGACTGGGCCCTGGGCCACGCCGCCGTCCACGCCCGCTTCGCCGAGGCCGACCTGCCCTCGATCCTGAACCACGCGGGCACGAGCGACGGTGAGGTCCACCGCGCCGGGGAGGACCGCTCCTTGACCCAGGGCACCGCCGGCTGGGCCGCCCTGGGCCAGCAACCGCCAGCCAGCCCCGGCGTCGAGGAGGTGGCCTGA
- a CDS encoding 2-phosphosulfolactate phosphatase encodes MDADPRAQAGYGLRFDWGLAGARALAHPHALVVVVDVLSFSTTVAIAVARGTAVHPCTDDDSAADLAHRTGATLAVPRRQATPERPWSLSPALALRAPAVPRLVLPSRNGSAIAAAAGHAEAMRAVAPSGAHATPATGATPAAGATPAIGTTPATGATPADGATAPAVVTAALRNARAVAEWASARGYGTPDRPVNVVAAGERWPDGTLRPALEDLLGAAAVLRALEVEPGRPSPEARAAAAALDGVGDLDAALNGCASGRELAAIGWQDDLAAAADVDADTVVPLLSGGAFRDAAAAP; translated from the coding sequence ATGGACGCCGACCCCCGCGCCCAGGCGGGCTACGGGTTGCGGTTCGACTGGGGCCTCGCCGGTGCTCGGGCCCTGGCGCACCCCCACGCGCTCGTGGTCGTCGTCGACGTGCTCTCCTTCAGTACCACCGTCGCCATCGCCGTCGCCCGCGGCACCGCGGTTCACCCGTGCACCGACGACGACTCGGCCGCAGACCTCGCGCACCGGACCGGCGCGACCCTGGCCGTGCCGCGCCGCCAGGCGACACCGGAGCGCCCGTGGTCGCTCTCCCCCGCGCTGGCCCTGCGCGCCCCGGCGGTGCCCCGGCTCGTCCTGCCCTCGCGCAACGGCTCCGCCATCGCTGCCGCGGCTGGTCATGCGGAGGCCATGCGGGCCGTCGCCCCGTCTGGTGCCCACGCCACGCCCGCCACGGGCGCCACGCCCGCCGCGGGCGCCACGCCCGCCATTGGCACCACGCCGGCCACTGGCGCCACGCCCGCCGACGGCGCCACGGCACCCGCCGTCGTCACCGCCGCCCTCCGGAACGCGCGGGCCGTGGCGGAGTGGGCCAGCGCCCGCGGCTACGGCACGCCGGACCGGCCTGTGAACGTCGTGGCGGCTGGTGAACGCTGGCCCGACGGCACGTTGCGCCCGGCCCTGGAGGACCTTCTGGGCGCCGCCGCCGTCCTGCGCGCCCTCGAGGTCGAGCCCGGCCGCCCCTCCCCCGAGGCACGCGCGGCCGCCGCAGCGCTCGACGGCGTGGGCGACCTCGACGCGGCGCTGAACGGCTGCGCCTCGGGCCGCGAGCTCGCGGCCATCGGCTGGCAGGACGACCTCGCCGCCGCGGCGGACGTCGACGCCGACACCGTGGTGCCGCTCCTGAGCGGCGGTGCGTTCAGGGACGCCGCAGCCGCACCCTGA
- a CDS encoding flavin reductase family protein — protein sequence MSAEDVVALPRAAEDPGRHGAEIGPEEFKRIFRHHPGGVAVITLAGPHGPVGFTATSVISVSAAPAMLAFSLASTSSARTAVEAARGVAVNFLAADQEDLAARFARRGVDRFAGLDWLSLPTGEPVLPGVRAWVRGTVEQRVPVGDSLLVTLRAVRADDRAAAPLVYENRTYHRLGGHTLT from the coding sequence ATGAGCGCCGAGGACGTGGTCGCGCTCCCCCGCGCGGCCGAGGACCCGGGCCGCCACGGCGCGGAGATCGGTCCCGAGGAGTTCAAGCGGATCTTCCGCCACCACCCGGGCGGCGTCGCGGTGATCACCCTCGCCGGCCCGCACGGGCCGGTGGGCTTCACCGCTACCTCGGTCATCTCGGTGTCCGCCGCGCCCGCGATGCTCGCCTTCTCCCTCGCCTCGACCTCCTCCGCGCGGACCGCGGTCGAGGCGGCGCGCGGGGTCGCGGTGAACTTCCTCGCGGCCGACCAGGAGGACCTCGCGGCACGGTTCGCCCGCCGCGGGGTCGACCGGTTCGCCGGCCTGGACTGGCTCTCGCTGCCCACCGGTGAGCCCGTGCTGCCGGGAGTCCGGGCCTGGGTCCGGGGCACCGTCGAGCAGCGCGTCCCGGTCGGCGACAGCCTGCTCGTCACGCTGCGGGCGGTCCGCGCCGACGACCGGGCCGCCGCTCCGCTCGTCTACGAGAACCGCACGTACCACCGCCTCGGCGGGCACACGCTGACCTGA